TATTCTTTTCTTCTAATAAATAGTACTGCACTAATTCCATACAATCAAATCCAATTATTACCATATAAATTGAGAACGGAGTAGACAGAAGTGTATTTTAAATAAGATTAAAATTTAAAAGGATAAGTATATAATCAGTGCAAATTTAGAAATAATTACATATAAAAACAACTATACTTTTTTAAGTAAGAGTAAAATTTTAAAATATCTACACATAAATATTGTAGATACTGATAACATCATATTCTCCTTTATTAATTTTTATTTAGAAATAATTTTTTCTAGGTTAATTATATATTAAGAAGCTATAAATATAAATAATTTAAATCAGCCTTGTTGAAAATAAAAAATTTGAAGAAGAACTATGAAATATAAAAAGTGAACTCTATATCATAGAGTTCACTATAGACGATTGATTTAATTTAGTATTTCTAATACTGTATTTAATACAGCATGACCATTACAAGTACCATAGTTTACCATATCTATTATAGCTACTGGAGCTTTATCTCCAACTATAGACTTTACATCATCAAACATAAATCTAAGCTGTGGTCCAAGAAGTAAAATATCAAAATTGCCAAGTTCTGATTTTATATTTCCCTCTCCAACTGCCCATATTTTACAGTTTATATCTCTTTTCTTTGCATCTTTCTCCATTTTATTTACCAATAAAGTAGAAGACATACCACCAACACACACTAATAATATCCTAATCATTAATATCTCCTTTTAATCAAATCTACATATATTTTGATTAAAAAGTATATGTAGAAAAGTTTACATTTATAACTTCCTATATTTTACTTTTAAATTATATCAAATTTTTCCAATTTTTTCACTACCATAACTCATTTTATATTTTTAATGTCCACTTTTCTACTTCTTCAGAAATATTTTCAGATTTTAATATAGCAGATATTATAGCATATCCATCACTATTTAAACACTTAAGTTTATCTATATTGTCTAGTTTTATCCCACCAATCAATACAAATGGTATATCTACCTTTTCTTTAATTTCTTTGACAGTTTCAAATGATGCGGATTTAGCATCCAATTTAGTAGATGTTGTAAATATAGACCCTATACCTAAATAATCAGCACCATCATTTTTTGCACAAATTGCTTCTTCTAAAGTTCTTGCTGATACACCTAGTATTTTATCCTTACCTATAAGCTTTCTAACGTACTTGGCATCAATATCACTCTGTCCTACATGTACTCCATCTGCATCACAAATAATTGCTATATCTACTCTATCGTTTATTATAAACTTAACACCATGTTTTCTAGTTATTTCCCTTAGCCTCATAGCTTTTTTTAAAAATTCTTTTCCAGAAATATTTTTTTCTCTAAGTTGTACAGTTGTTATTCCAGAAACTATTGCATCTTCAATACATTTATAAAAATCTCTACCTTCTAACATTTCAGAATCAGTCACTAAATATAACTTTAAGTCTTTTTTTAAACATTCTTTACCTATCATTTATAGCCTCCTGTTGACCACTTATTTATTTAAAAATTCAATATTAGAGTTTTTACTTAAAATATCTTCATCCATTTGATAAATAGAATTCATTAACTTTTCTTTAAATGTACCTATTGGTGGATTATTTAAATTGGCCAACTCTCCACTTAGTGACATTGTAAGTACACCCATTGTAGCTGCCTCTAATGTCTTTTTAGTCACGGCCATAAAACTTGCAATCAAGCTAGCAGTCATACACCCTGTACCTGTAATACCTTTTAGTTTCTCAGTTCCATTATTTATTTTATATGTATTCTTACTATCAGTTATTATATCTATTTTTCCAGTTGCTGCAACTATACATTCAAGCTTTTCAGAAACTTTTTTTATTATATCAGTAGAATCTTCATCATCATCAAATGAATCTACACCTTTACCCATTACATCAAAACCACCTATAAATTTTATCTCTGCTATATTCCCTTTAACCACATCAAATTTAACTTCATTTAGAAGCTTATTTGTAAGTTCTGCTCTGGCTTTACTTGCAAAGACTCCCACTGGGTCTAAGATAACAGGTTTATTGTATTTATTTGCAGCCTTTCCAGCCAATAAAAACAAATCTAATATATTTGAATTCATAGTTCCTATATTTATAACTACAGCATTTGCTATACTTATCATTTCTTCTACTTCCTCATAGGAAAAACTCATAAGGGGACTGGCTCCTATAGCTAAAGTTACATTAGCACAATCATTTATTGTTACGTTATTAGTATAGTGAATTACTAATGGATTTACTTTCTTTACGTCTTCAATTAAATTATACATATTCTACCTCCATAAAATTTTATTTACTATTCAAACTTATAAAAATGATGTACTGGACCTACTCCATGACCTATATCAAAACTATTTTTTATTGCTTCTGTTATATAAATTTTACTTAATTTTACTGCTTCTTTTATTTCATAACCTAATGCAAGGTAAGATGTTATTGCAGAGGATAATGTACATCCTGTTCCATGTGTATTTTTTTTATCAATTCTTTCGCTTTTATACACTTCAAATATATTTTTACCAACTAAAATATCCACTGCTTCTCCATCTAAATGCCCGCCTTTCATAAGAACAAATTTAGGTCCAAGCTCTAATATTTTCTTTCCTACACTATTCATATCATCTACATTATGTATTTTTATTCCTGTAATTTCTTCTGCTTCTGGAATATTTGGTGTAATTATATATGCGAGTGGTATTAAATATTTAATTAGATTTTCCTTTGCTTCTGGTTTTAATAAATAATATCCACTTTTAGATATCATTACAGGGTCTACTATTAAATATTCTGGATTGTATTTTTTTAAATTTTTAACTATTTCAAGTATAATTTCTGGACTTGAAACCATCCCTATTTTTACCGCTCTGGGAGATATATCATCAAATACTGCCTCTATTTGTTTTTTTATTATGTTTTGACTTAAATCTTCCACAGCAAAAACTCCTTGAGTATTTTGTGCTGTTATAGCTGTTATTACACTCATTCCATATGTGCCAATTGCACTAAAAGTTTTCAAATCAGCTTGGATTCCAGCTCCTCCAGATGAATCTGAACCAGCTATTGTAAGTGTTGGTATTTTGTAATTACTCATTTATACCCTCCTAAAAATTTAATTTAAATAAATTAACTAAAAAAGCTATACCTACAATAGGTATAGCTTAGAAATTCGCATATATCATAAATAATACATACTTAAGTTTTATACTAAGCTTTCCTACGCTGGCATTATCCAGTTCAGGTGTAAGGGTCGGTATTCCTCTCAGCTCTTGGCTCCCCTAGCTATTTTAATTTATTATATTTATAACTTCATTATATTACAATAGTATTTCTTGTCAAGTTTTTACACTGTATACACTTATTTACAATGTAATTAAAGACGCTTACTTCAGTTCTTTTATATCTTCTCCAACAATATAATTTTCTTTATTGTCAATTGAATCTATAAGTATATTGGGATTTTTTATTATAGATAATTTTTTATCCCTAGTTAACTGTTTTATATAGTATTCTAATTTCATTGCATTACTTTTTGTACTTGTTACAAAATAGACCTCTAACTTTTTAAATCCCTTTGCTCTTGTATACTTTGAATTAATACCTAACTTATGTTCATTCATTCTTCTTGCTATATTGCTAGTATATCCAGTATATAGAGAATCATCTTTACATCTTATAATATATGTAAAATACATCTTAATTCACATCCTTAAATTAAATATATAAACATTATATTATAAAATAAAAAAAACTGCTGTAAATTTTATATATCGGCCATCCCTAACAATAACTTAACTGTAAATTCTTAAAGTAGATTCTAAGAGTATTTGACGCTAAATTTTGACATATTAATAACATATTTATTCTTCTAACAAAAAATTCACAAATATAAAAAATAAAATTTTCAAAAAAATTATAATTTTCAAAAAAATAAATTGACATATATAAAAAAATTATGATAACCTAATAAAAAGGGGGCAATGATTATGGAAAACAATTTAATTACAGCTAAAAGCAATAATATTGAATTATCACAAAAGAACTTATTTAAAGTCAATTTACAGATAGGTGTAGACTTTACACTTTTGTCAAAATCACTTAAAGCCTTTTATAAAAAAGAAGAAGATTTTTATTGCATTGCTCTTGCACCATGCAATGTATCTTATGAAAAAGCAAGTAAGAAGATAAATATTTCTGATATGATAAAAGAAATTAATACTTTAATTGAAAGTGTAACTGATAAAAGTGAACTTTTAAATGAAGAAATATTTACAAATAATCTATCAGAATTTTATGATGAATCTTTAGATAACATTTATATAGAGTTAAGACAAGCATATCTATATCTTAAGAAGAATACAAATAATCTTGATATAGAAAACTCCATTGAATATGTATTCGATGTCAGTATAAGTAATGAAACAAAAATAAAAGAAAATCCACTAATTAACTTTAATTCACTTTCTTTAGTAGTATGGAGTGGTGAAACAAATAATATTTTACATCAAATGAATATTTTAGATTTAGAAAATATTCACTCCTATCTTTCAGAAAACAATGCAAATATGACTCTTTATCGAGACGATAATCTCGAATATGAAGTTAACAAAAACAGTGAAAATGTAAGAGAAAGTAACATAGATATAATTGAACAAATGCTTATACTTCCAGATAATTCAGACTATGATAAAAATGAAGTTGAAAACATGAAAAACAGACTTTCAAATATAAATGGAAAATATCTACAAACACTTAAAGAAAAAGATATAATTATAAAATTAATAAATTCAAATTTAACTGATGAGCCAGAATTTAGTGATTTAAAACACCAATTACCTCCGTGTTGGGTAAGATCAGGTAAAACTTGGAAAGATGTACCTGGTGTATATAGAAACAACTCTATTGTAGCTAAAATAGGTTATAGTAACCCTAGTTATACAAATGTTCATTCAGCTAAAAATTTGGAATTACATGAAACTGCACATGCTATAGATAAAAATGTCTTAAACAAAAAATCAAATTCAGAAGAATTTATGGAAGTGTTTACTCAAGAAAGATATAAACTTTATGACCCTAAACAAATTGCACATGCATATATTAGTAAATTCCCAGAAGAATTTTTTGCAGAATCATTTGTTCATTATTATCTTGATGAAGATTCAAAAAATATATTAAAAGAAAATTGTCCTTTAACATATAACTTTCTTGAAGAATTAGAACTAAGCTATGAAATACATTAATACTTAATAACATATTTCTATTTAATAAAGTACTCTTTATAAAAGACTTTTTGATATTTATGTTATAATATTTCTAATGGTTATATTTTAAAACAGTTTATGTAACCCATAATTTAAATAAATAATAAAAAGGATGAAGAGTTATGAAATTAAACAGAAATGATGCTTGTTGGTGTGGAAGTACTAAAAAATATAAAAAATGTCATATGGATATAGATAATAAAATAAATTCATTCGCTCAGCTAGGTCATATTGTACCTACTCATGACATCATAAAAAATGCAACACAAATTGAAGAAATAAAAAAAAGTGCTGTAATAAACACAAAGATTTTAGATTATATTTCAGATAAAATTAAAGTTGGAATGTCTACAGAAGATATAAATGAATTAGTTCACAACTTTACTCTAGAAAATGGAGCTATCCCTGCACCACTAGATTATAACGGCTTTCCTAAAAGTGTATGTACATCAATAAACAATGAAGTTTGTCATGGTATCCCAAGTAAAGACATCATATTAAAGGATGGAGATATTATAAATGTAGATGTTTCTACTATTTTTAATGGCTATTACTCAGATGCTTCAAGAATGTTTATGGTAGGAAATGTTAAAGAAAATGCAAAACAATTGGTTCAAGTTACTAAAGAATGCATTCAAAAAGGTCTTGAAGCTGCTAAACCATGGGGATTCTTGGGTGATATAGGTGATGCTATTAATTCTTATGCAAAAGAAAATGGATATTCTGTTGTTAGAGAAATTGGTGGTCATGGAGTTGGATTAAGTTTTCATGAAGACCCATTTGTAAGTTATGTTTCTAAAAAAGGAACTGAAATGCTATTGGTTCCTGGAATGATATTTACGATAGAGCCTATGGTAAATGAAGGCACTGATGAAATTTTTGTTGATGAAGAAAATGATTGGACTATCTATACAAAAGATGGTAAATTATCTGCTCAGTGGGAGTGCATGGTTTTAGTTACAGAGACAGGAATTGAAATTTTAACTCAATAAAATATAAAAGCCTATAAAGATTGAGTTTTCAATCTTTATAGGCTTTTATTTTGTTAATGCACATCTATTGCATCAACTGGACAGCTTTCTCTAGCTTCTTTTGCTGATTCTTCAGCATCACTTGGTATTTCATCAACTATAACATGTGATTTTCCATCATCAGCCATGTCAAATACTTCTGGACATATTGATGGGCATAATCCACAACCTATACAAGTATCTTGATTAACATTTGCTTTCATAATAAAAACCTCCTAGACGTTACAAATTTTAAATTTTGTTTACCAAAGATTGGCGAACTAAAACTTTGACCTTCAGTTCTTTTTTATTATGTCCTCAAATTTGAAAAAAATACCTTTTCAAAATAAATTTTATAAAATTTATTTTATAGCTGTGTTATTACTATATATAATATACATTGTCTAACTCTTCATATTCGTAGGATACTTCTCTTTTATTCTTTTTTACAGGTTCTAGATTTCTTATTTTCACTATTTTTGCTGGTATTCCAACAACTGTAGCTCCATTAGGTACATCTTTAACAACAACTGAATTTGCACCAATCTTTGAATTAGAACCGATATTTAAAGGTCCCAGTATTTTTGTTCCAGCTCCAATTAATACATCATCGCCAACAGTTGGATGTCTCTTTCCAGTATCCTTTCCTGTAGCTCCTAAAGTAGCTCCTTGGTATATTGTTACTCTATTTCCCACTTCTGCTGTTTCACCAATTACAACACCCATTCCATGGTCTATCAAAATACCTTCTCCCATTTTAGCTCCAGGATGTATTTCTATACCAGTCATAAATCTGGATATCTGGGATATTAATCTAGCTGTAAAAAGCATCTTCTTCTTATAAAAAAAATGAGCTATTCTATGCATTATCATTGCATGCACTGATGGATATAGTAAAAAAACTTCTATTTTAGATCTAGCTGCTGGATCATTTTTCATTATATATTCAATATCTTTATTTATTTTTTTAAACAAAGTATTCACTCCCTCAAATAAAATTATTAAAATATTCCCATGGACATATATTTATCTACTCCATCTGGAGCTACTGTTACTATTTTTTTATTTGGATATTTTTTAGCCATTTCCATAGCACCAAATATATTTGCTCCAGAAGATATTCCTACCAAAATCCCTTCCTTTAATGCAAGTAATTTAACTGTATCAAAAGCATCTTCATCATCCACTAATATTATTTCATCTACTACACTGGAGTCATAATTTTTAGGAACAAAGTTAGCTCCTATTCCTTGTATTTTATGAGGTCCAGTTTTATTTTCTGATATAGCTGGAGATTTTTTTGGCTCAAGTGCAACTACTTTTATATTTGGATTTTGCTCTTTTAAATATCTTGCAGTCCCTATTAAAGTACCACCTGTTCCAACTCCACATACAAATATATCTAAATCTTTGACATCATTCATAATTTCAACTGCTGTTGTTTTATAATGTGCGTTTGGATTATCTTTATTTTCAAATTGTTTCAAACTTTTATAGTTTGGATTTTCTCTCAATAGTTCATCTGCTTTTTCTATAGAACCTGCCATTCCAGCTTTTCCATCTGTAAGTACTAAATTTGCTCCATAAGCTTTCATTAAATCTCGTCTCTCGATACTCATAGTTTCTGGCATTACTATTACTACTTCATACCCTTTTAATCTTCCTATCATAGATAATGCAATGCCAGTGTTTCCACTAGTTGCTTCTACTAGTACATCTCCCTTTTTTAATTCTCCTCTTTTTTCTAATCCTTCTAGCATTTCATAAACTGCTCTATCTTTTATACTTCCTGCTGGATTTACTTTTTCTAATTTTACATATATGTTAGAACACCCGTTAGTACATCCTAAATTATTCAGCCTTACTACAGGTGTGTTTCCTATCAACTCTAATGCGTTATTATATAACATACTACTTCCTCCTATATGTCCAAATCTATTATCAAATTGATAACGATAAATATATTATAGTATTATCATTTTGATAATGCAACCTTTTTTTGGATTTTATCCCTACAATTGTTTTATTCCTAATATTAGTAATTTTCAAATAAAAAAAGTGAAAATCATTATCGATTTTCACTCTTTAAACTTTATGCTAAGTCATACATACTCTTTTGCTATGAACACTCTACAAAATACTATATAAGACCTAATATTTTTGCAACCTCTACATTAACCTTTAACACATTAACTCTATCTTCACCTAAAACTCCGAACAGTTTCTTTGAAGTATTATCATCTACAATTTTTTGTAATTTACTTTCTGATATTCCTGATACTTTTGCTACAGCAGGTATCTGAACCTTTGCAGAAGCAGGGCTTATATTAGGGTCAAGTCCTGAACCTGATGCTGTAAGTAAATCTGTTGGTATATCTTCTTTTTTAACACCTGGATTATCTTTCAAAAACTGTTCAATATCTTTTTGAACTCTATCATGAAGCTCTGGATTAGTTGCTCCATAATTAAAAGAACCTGATGAAACACCGCCATAAACTGTATTTCCATCCTTATCTGGTATTAAATCTTCTTTTGTATAAGTATTATAGTTTACTGATGAAACTCTTCCCTTAAAAAATCTTGCATCTGTAAAACTTTGCCCAATAAGCTCTGAACCAACCTTTACACCATTTACTTCTATCATACTTCCATTAGCTTTATCTTTAAATGCAACTTGACTCACGCCTGTTAAAACAAGTGGATATACAAGTCCGCAAACAAATAACAATACAATACTTACAAGCAATGCTGGCTTTAATGTTTTCATTTTTATATCCTCCATCTACTAACCTAAATTAAGAACCATTACTAAAGGTGTAATTAATAAATCAATTACTTTTATTCCTAAAAATGGTACTATAACCCCACCAAGACCAAAAATAAGCATATTTCTCATTAGCATAGCTTGTGATTTCATAGGTCTATATTTTACCCCTTTCATAGCAAGAGGTATTAAACATGGGATAATTATAGCATTAAATATTAAAGCTGATAATATCGCACTAAATGATGTAGAAAGTTTCATTATATTTAATATCTCCATTTGAGGTATTGCAAGTGTAAATATAGCTGGTATAATTGCAAAGTATTTTGCAACATCATTTGCTATACTGAAAGTTGTTAAAGCACCACGTGTTATCAAAAGCTGTTTTCCTATTTCAACCACTTCTAATATTTTAGTTGGGTCTGAATCTAAATCTACCATGTTTGCTGCTTCCTTTGCAGACGTTGTACCACTATTCATAGCAAGACCCACATCTGCTTGAGCAAGTGCAGGAGCATCATTTGTTCCATCACCTGTCATAGCAACTATTTTACCCTCAGATTGTTCTTTTTTTATTGCTTCTATCTTGTCTTCTGGTTTACATTCTGCAATAAATCCATCTACTCCAGCTTCTCTTGCAATTGTAGCTGCTGTTAAAGGATTATCTCCTGTACACATTATTGTCTTTATTCCTATTTCACGAAGTCTAGCAAATCTTTCTACAAGACCTGATTTTACTGTATCTTTTAAATAGACAATACCATATATCTCATTATCCACACACACTACTAGAGGTGTCCCTCCTAATTTAGCCACTCTATTTACACTTTCTTCTAAGTCCTCTGGTACTAATCCTCC
This sequence is a window from Clostridioides difficile. Protein-coding genes within it:
- a CDS encoding PTS sugar transporter subunit IIB; this encodes MIRILLVCVGGMSSTLLVNKMEKDAKKRDINCKIWAVGEGNIKSELGNFDILLLGPQLRFMFDDVKSIVGDKAPVAIIDMVNYGTCNGHAVLNTVLEILN
- the thiE gene encoding thiamine phosphate synthase, whose amino-acid sequence is MIGKECLKKDLKLYLVTDSEMLEGRDFYKCIEDAIVSGITTVQLREKNISGKEFLKKAMRLREITRKHGVKFIINDRVDIAIICDADGVHVGQSDIDAKYVRKLIGKDKILGVSARTLEEAICAKNDGADYLGIGSIFTTSTKLDAKSASFETVKEIKEKVDIPFVLIGGIKLDNIDKLKCLNSDGYAIISAILKSENISEEVEKWTLKI
- the thiM gene encoding hydroxyethylthiazole kinase — its product is MYNLIEDVKKVNPLVIHYTNNVTINDCANVTLAIGASPLMSFSYEEVEEMISIANAVVINIGTMNSNILDLFLLAGKAANKYNKPVILDPVGVFASKARAELTNKLLNEVKFDVVKGNIAEIKFIGGFDVMGKGVDSFDDDEDSTDIIKKVSEKLECIVAATGKIDIITDSKNTYKINNGTEKLKGITGTGCMTASLIASFMAVTKKTLEAATMGVLTMSLSGELANLNNPPIGTFKEKLMNSIYQMDEDILSKNSNIEFLNK
- the thiD gene encoding bifunctional hydroxymethylpyrimidine kinase/phosphomethylpyrimidine kinase, producing MSNYKIPTLTIAGSDSSGGAGIQADLKTFSAIGTYGMSVITAITAQNTQGVFAVEDLSQNIIKKQIEAVFDDISPRAVKIGMVSSPEIILEIVKNLKKYNPEYLIVDPVMISKSGYYLLKPEAKENLIKYLIPLAYIITPNIPEAEEITGIKIHNVDDMNSVGKKILELGPKFVLMKGGHLDGEAVDILVGKNIFEVYKSERIDKKNTHGTGCTLSSAITSYLALGYEIKEAVKLSKIYITEAIKNSFDIGHGVGPVHHFYKFE
- a CDS encoding GIY-YIG nuclease family protein gives rise to the protein MYFTYIIRCKDDSLYTGYTSNIARRMNEHKLGINSKYTRAKGFKKLEVYFVTSTKSNAMKLEYYIKQLTRDKKLSIIKNPNILIDSIDNKENYIVGEDIKELK
- a CDS encoding methionyl aminopeptidase, with amino-acid sequence MKLNRNDACWCGSTKKYKKCHMDIDNKINSFAQLGHIVPTHDIIKNATQIEEIKKSAVINTKILDYISDKIKVGMSTEDINELVHNFTLENGAIPAPLDYNGFPKSVCTSINNEVCHGIPSKDIILKDGDIINVDVSTIFNGYYSDASRMFMVGNVKENAKQLVQVTKECIQKGLEAAKPWGFLGDIGDAINSYAKENGYSVVREIGGHGVGLSFHEDPFVSYVSKKGTEMLLVPGMIFTIEPMVNEGTDEIFVDEENDWTIYTKDGKLSAQWECMVLVTETGIEILTQ
- a CDS encoding ferredoxin, whose amino-acid sequence is MKANVNQDTCIGCGLCPSICPEVFDMADDGKSHVIVDEIPSDAEESAKEARESCPVDAIDVH
- the cysE gene encoding serine O-acetyltransferase, whose protein sequence is MFKKINKDIEYIMKNDPAARSKIEVFLLYPSVHAMIMHRIAHFFYKKKMLFTARLISQISRFMTGIEIHPGAKMGEGILIDHGMGVVIGETAEVGNRVTIYQGATLGATGKDTGKRHPTVGDDVLIGAGTKILGPLNIGSNSKIGANSVVVKDVPNGATVVGIPAKIVKIRNLEPVKKNKREVSYEYEELDNVYYI
- the cysK gene encoding cysteine synthase A; its protein translation is MLYNNALELIGNTPVVRLNNLGCTNGCSNIYVKLEKVNPAGSIKDRAVYEMLEGLEKRGELKKGDVLVEATSGNTGIALSMIGRLKGYEVVIVMPETMSIERRDLMKAYGANLVLTDGKAGMAGSIEKADELLRENPNYKSLKQFENKDNPNAHYKTTAVEIMNDVKDLDIFVCGVGTGGTLIGTARYLKEQNPNIKVVALEPKKSPAISENKTGPHKIQGIGANFVPKNYDSSVVDEIILVDDEDAFDTVKLLALKEGILVGISSGANIFGAMEMAKKYPNKKIVTVAPDGVDKYMSMGIF
- a CDS encoding K(+)-transporting ATPase subunit C is translated as MKTLKPALLVSIVLLFVCGLVYPLVLTGVSQVAFKDKANGSMIEVNGVKVGSELIGQSFTDARFFKGRVSSVNYNTYTKEDLIPDKDGNTVYGGVSSGSFNYGATNPELHDRVQKDIEQFLKDNPGVKKEDIPTDLLTASGSGLDPNISPASAKVQIPAVAKVSGISESKLQKIVDDNTSKKLFGVLGEDRVNVLKVNVEVAKILGLI